The Caldisericota bacterium sequence CTATAATTTAACAGGAGGTGTATTATGAAAACAATAGCAGTGTTTATTGAAGATAATTTTAATGAATTCGAGTTGATTTATCCTTATTATAGATTAAAAGAAGCTGGTTTTAATGCTGTGCTTGTAGGCACGGAGAAAAAGGCCTATCATTCCAAAATAGGGCTTGTTTTAGATGCTGAAATGCCAATTGATGATGTTCACCCAGAAAATTTCAGTGGTGTTGTTATTCCCGGTGGCTATGCACCTGACAGATTAAGGGGAAACTCAAAGATATTACAATTTGTGAAGAAAATGTTTGACGAAGAAAAGCTCGTTGCGGCAATTTGCCATGCTGGATGGGTTTTGATTTCTGCACATATTGTTAACGGCGTAACTTTGACAGGTGTCTCTGCAATAAAAGATGATTTAAAAAATGCAGGCGCTAAGTATGTTGACGAAGAGGTTGTTGTTGACGGGAATCTTATTACATCGAGAACTCCATCCGACCTACCTGCGTTTATGAGAGAGATTATAAAATTTTTAAATGCAGGATAGCTTATGCAAATATTATATGAGAAAGAAATAACAGGAGTAAAAATACAAATTGCTTGCGGAGATATTACAGAAGAGGAAGTTGATGCAATTGTAAATGCTGCCAATAGATATCTTTCTCATGGCGGCGGCGTTGCTGGAGCTATTGTAAGTAGAGGTGGACATGTTATACAAGAGGAAAGCGACAGTATTATTCAAAAGAAAGGACCACTTAAAGTAGGAGAAGCCGTTATTACAAGTGGCGGAAACCTTAAAGCAAAATACGTAATTCATACTGTCGGCCCTGTTTGGGGCGAAGGGAATGAAGATGACAAGCTCCGGAATGCGATTCTTTCTGTGTTAACAATTGCGACAAAATATAAATTAAAAAGTATAAGTATACTGGCTGTAAGCTGTGGAATATTTGGTTTTCCAAAGAAAAGAGGAACGCAACTTATATGCGAGACCATTAAGCAATATCTTGAAAACAATGGGACGACACTCAAAGAGATTCATCTTATAGGCATAGGAGAAGAGGTCCCAGAATTGTTTAAGGAGGCAATGGCAGATGGTTAATATTTATACGGATGGTGCATCGCGTGGTAACCCCGGAGAAAGTGCTTTTGCTTTTATCTTTACAGAGAAAGGCAAAGTGATTTTTCTTTCTGCGGAATATATAGGTAGTGCGACAAATAACATTGCAGAATACAGGGCAATTATTTCAGCATTGCGGGAGGCAAGGAACAGGAACATAAAAAAGGCGTCTTTGATATCGGACAGCGAGCTTGTCATTTCCCAGATTAACGGGGCATATAAAACAAAGGCCGCACATCTCAAAAAGTTAAATGAAGAAGTGAAAGAGCTGAGTGCCCAGTTTGTCAGTATAAAATTTGGCAATGCCCCGCGAACAGATAAATTTATTGGTATTGCGGATAAGCTTTGTAATACTATTTTAGACCTTGCGTAGAATTCTTCCCTGTTGTTACGTGATTTAGCATATTACAAATTATTTTTCGGTAGTATCAGATTCCTGGACTGATACTTTATAATACGTTACAGCAATTTTCCCGTATTTTTTTTCTTTAATTTTTTCTAAGGTGTTTTTTCCTACAATTTCTTGTGGAAGTTTTTCTCTTGTTCCGTGTTCCGCGATAACAATGGAATCATTCTTTAGCAGCGGAAAGTTTGAAAGCATTTCTACTACTTTTCCTGCCAGAAGAGATGGAAACGGCGGGTCAAGGAATATGATATTGAATTTTTCTGTTATTTTTTCCTCAATTTTTTGATAGTTTTTGAGTGCAGCAAGAACATCTCTCTTCATGATTGAAACATCGTTTTGAGCGGAAAGTAAATATACATTTTTTTTTAATGTTTGGATTGTTACTCCATTTTTATCGATAAATACAACAAATTTAGCTTCCTCGCTTAATGCTTCAAGACCTACGGCACCGGAACCAGCAAAAAGATCCAGGAAGAAACTATCCTTTACTACATCTCTTATTGTATCGAATATTGCCTCCCTTATTTTGTCGCTTGTAGGCCTGAGCGCTATATTCTTTGGCGGCGAAAAGAGAACTTTCCCTTTGAATTTTCCGGTTATTATTCTCATTAAGCTATACCTACCAGCTCTTCTCTCTCGCTAAATTTATTTTTAAGGAGCTTTATCAGTTCTTCTTTTTTTTCTTTTTCCCATTGAATTTTGTTTTCTACAGTGAGCTGTGCCTGCTCTCTTGCAATTTCTAGCAGCTTCATATCCTTTTCTCTTAGAAGCGAGGTAATTTTGAATTCAGGTAGGCCATGTTGTTTGAGCCCGAGCAGTTCTCCAGGCCCTCTTAATTTCAAATCTTCTTCTGAAACCTCAAAGCCGTTTGATGTTTTTTCTAAAACACGCAACCTGTTGAGAGCTTGTTCTTTATTGTTCTGTGTTATTAGAAAACAGTAAGATTGTACTTCGCCTCGTCCTACCCGGCCTCGTAATTGGTGTAGTGTCGCAAGCCCAAAATGATCAGCATCTTCTATAATCATTACTGTTGCGTCCGGGACGTCTACCCCTACCTCTATGACGGTAGTGGATACCAAAACAGATATTTCTCCT is a genomic window containing:
- the rsmD gene encoding 16S rRNA (guanine(966)-N(2))-methyltransferase RsmD → MRIITGKFKGKVLFSPPKNIALRPTSDKIREAIFDTIRDVVKDSFFLDLFAGSGAVGLEALSEEAKFVVFIDKNGVTIQTLKKNVYLLSAQNDVSIMKRDVLAALKNYQKIEEKITEKFNIIFLDPPFPSLLAGKVVEMLSNFPLLKNDSIVIAEHGTREKLPQEIVGKNTLEKIKEKKYGKIAVTYYKVSVQESDTTEK
- a CDS encoding type 1 glutamine amidotransferase domain-containing protein — encoded protein: MKTIAVFIEDNFNEFELIYPYYRLKEAGFNAVLVGTEKKAYHSKIGLVLDAEMPIDDVHPENFSGVVIPGGYAPDRLRGNSKILQFVKKMFDEEKLVAAICHAGWVLISAHIVNGVTLTGVSAIKDDLKNAGAKYVDEEVVVDGNLITSRTPSDLPAFMREIIKFLNAG
- a CDS encoding macro domain-containing protein, with amino-acid sequence MQILYEKEITGVKIQIACGDITEEEVDAIVNAANRYLSHGGGVAGAIVSRGGHVIQEESDSIIQKKGPLKVGEAVITSGGNLKAKYVIHTVGPVWGEGNEDDKLRNAILSVLTIATKYKLKSISILAVSCGIFGFPKKRGTQLICETIKQYLENNGTTLKEIHLIGIGEEVPELFKEAMADG
- a CDS encoding ribonuclease HI family protein, with amino-acid sequence MVNIYTDGASRGNPGESAFAFIFTEKGKVIFLSAEYIGSATNNIAEYRAIISALREARNRNIKKASLISDSELVISQINGAYKTKAAHLKKLNEEVKELSAQFVSIKFGNAPRTDKFIGIADKLCNTILDLA